Proteins from a single region of Diorhabda sublineata isolate icDioSubl1.1 chromosome 2, icDioSubl1.1, whole genome shotgun sequence:
- the LOC130452854 gene encoding uncharacterized protein LOC130452854 has translation MSSRVILLLIITFFKLLKCLPSEEITTRYTTGTKYNIELIKKSTTNCSRYLTEPLKTILSNNLCEADSARKLKIVPSRKYNTYTTNKNITFTPLKLRTKIISTTPKSIKIFSSKITSATIKPQLSTVTKLIKNPIKNVTLSKVALIENSTKKKLIELKKRKPSKHKIVTKWKVANDLNDNKKTLYKQNIPIPNPNPEIISSSPPFSLSDVGQISPLVTIPNLQNDLNIIPEITSHTPPYSSLTGVPNLSEFTPVETIEPITNAGTPNRPLTTFKLDMLPSGIEGDSVNSPCPTVHISSSVLQPNERQGCSDLNLVINSHVMQSSDSNRLSEPITYDSIPETEDSVPLAQAVESEAVEAVETPAGQSVIPQSAGGTGGTGGTGGSGGSGSSGDGGAWKFPDLKHLFEALGYLWRGLCYVFEFLRNPYLYLIPMAIFFLLGFLKVMVLFPWWIPLLILYVSVKSATKQKPAVTFYKHVHKPVKHLDGWFWNHQTKTWENVNDYSYKRRNDVVGSTYDPNDSLTKDLQRIHQLYNGTTRVHKRRKS, from the coding sequence ATGTCTTCGCGAGTGattttactgttaattataacattttttaagttATTGAAATGTTTGCCATCGGAAGAAATCACCACCAGGTATACAACAGGAACAAAATATAACATAGAGTTAATTAAAAAGTCAACAACAAACTGTTCGCGATATTTAACGGAACCATTAAAAACCATTCTATCAAATAATCTCTGTGAGGCAGATTCtgctagaaaattgaaaatagttccctctagaaaatataatacgtacacaacaaataaaaatattacattcacACCCCTTAAACTGAGAACTAAAATTATCTCGACCACCCCAAAaagcataaaaatttttagttcaaAAATTACTAGTGCAACTATTAAACCTCAATTAAGTACagtaacaaaattaattaaaaatccAATAAAGAATGTTACTTTATCTAAAGTAGCCCTTATTGAAAATtcgaccaaaaaaaaattaattgaactgaaaaaaagaaaacctTCAAAGcataaaattgttacaaaatggAAAGTCGCTAACGATTTAAAcgacaataaaaaaacattatataaacaaaacatcCCTATTCCTAATCCCAATCCGGAAATAATATCTTCATCTCCTCCATTTTCTTTAAGCGATGTAGGACAAATCTCACCTTTAGTAACAATACCAAACCTCCAGAATGATTTGAATATCATACCAGAGATAACTTCCCACACGCCACCTTATTCATCCTTAACAGGTGTACCGAATTTATCAGAATTCACACCTGTTGAGACAATAGAACCTATAACCAATGCAGGAACTCCAAATAGACCATTAACAACCTTCAAACTGGATATGCTCCCTTCTGGCATCGAAGGTGATAGCGTTAATTCACCATGTCCTACAGTTCATATTTCCAGTTCAGTTTTACAACCTAATGAACGTCAAGGTTGTTCGGATTTGAACTTGGTTATAAATTCTCATGTCATGCAAAGCTCTGATAGTAATAGGCTTTCAGAACCGATCACTTATGATTCTATACCAGAAACTGAGGATTCTGTTCCTTTAGCGCAAGCTGTTGAAAGTGAAGCAGTAGAAGCTGTTGAAACACCAGCTGGTCAATCAGTTATACCACAATCTGCAGGCGGTACTGGTGGAACTGGAGGAACTGGTGGCTCTGGAGGAAGTGGTAGTAGTGGTGATGGAGGGGCTTGGAAATTTCCCGATCTCAAGCATCTTTTCGAAGCTTTAGGATATCTTTGGAGAGGGTTATGCTacgtatttgaatttttgagaaatccATATCTATATTTGATACCTATGGCGATATTCTTCCTTTTAGGATTTTTGAAAGTGATGGTTTTATTTCCTTGGTGGATTCCTCTACTCATATTATACGTCAGTGTTAAAAGTGCTACTAAACAAAAGCCCGCTGTAACATTTTATAAGCACGTCCATAAGCCGGTGAAACATCTTGATGGTTGGTTCTGGAATCACCAAACAAAAACTTGGGAAAATGTCAACGATTACtcttataaaagaagaaatgatGTAGTGGGAAGTACTTATGATCCTAACGATAGTCTTACGAAAGACCTGCAAAGAATTCATCAGTTATATAATGGTACTACCAGAGTTCATAAAAGACGAAAATCTTAA